Genomic window (Daucus carota subsp. sativus chromosome 5, DH1 v3.0, whole genome shotgun sequence):
aaCAAATGCCATATAATTagtatcttaaaaatatttttgataaatcaaaagtaTTCGCTCGCCTAAGAATGATCATCAATATTTAAAATTCTCTAGTGATAGCTCATGAACAtccgatcaataaatttctttattgacaaatctgaattttCAGAGTGCACACAAGAAAATTAATTGACAATATTTCTTACACGTAAGATGActaaaaacatgataaatattctaccaagaatatttaatgaataatAGGCCAAAATATTACTTATTGTGTTCCAgcattcctaaatccaatcggagtttagcgaatctttcggaacctaaaggctttgtgaaaatgtctgcGATATTATACTCAGTTTcaatatgagtcatttttatgtcgcctttattgacatgatcacgtaaAAAGTGATGTCTTATATCTATATGCTTAGATCTTGAATGTAACAcgggatttttacttaaatcaattgcactcgtgttatcgcataaaatagatataacatCAAATTTAACATTGTAATCCGCtaatgtttgcttcatccataatatttgtgcacaacatttTGCGGCggcaatatattcagcttcagtGGTAGAAATAGATacggaattttgtttctttgaaaaccacgaaactaaacatccaccaagaaattgacacgtaccactagtactttttctatcaaccaaatgtccggcataatccgaatcagaaaaacatactaGATCAAACGGTACTCCTTTTGGATACCAAAGGCCTAGATCTACGGTGCCTTTTAAGTATCGtaaaattcttttaacagcagataaatgagattcctttggtgcaacttgaaatctagcacacttacaaacactatattgaatatcgggtctacttgcagtaatatacaataaacttccaatcattccccgatatttcttagtgtcgACAGGAATCCCTTTaggatcttccgttaatttatcAGAAGTAGACATAGGAGATGATATGGGTCTagcattttccatttcaaatttcttgagcatttctTTGCAATATTTAgattgagaaatatgaatgccctcatcggattgcctaatttgcaaacccaaaaagaaatttaattcacccatcatactcatctcgaattctttactcatattttcagagaattctttacatagatcattatttgttgatccaaaaataatgtcatctacgtaaatttggacaagtagtatatcatctttttcttgtcgcgtaaatagagttttatcggccgttcccatcttaaaattattctctAATAAGAACTTACTAagcctttcataccaagctctcggagcttgttttaatccgtataAAGCCTTGTATAGCTTGTATACATACTCAGGATTAGTtgcatcttcaaaaccgggaggttgtttaacgtaaacttcttcttctaatatcccgtttaagaatgcagatttaacatccatttgatatactttgaaatccTTATGACACGCAAAAGCTAAAAACATACGAATAGACTCGATTCTAGCTACgggtgcataagtttcatcaaaatcaataccttccatttgagtatatccttgagccACTAAACGTGCTTTGTTTCGAACAACCGTTCCattctcatctaatttatttctaaataccCATTTAGTTCCAATAATGGAAGTATTTTCGGGTAGTGGAACGAGTTCCCATACTTTGCTACGAGAGAATTGtgttaattcatcttgcattgcggatatccaatcctcgtcaagcaaagcctctttagcagttttaggctcaatttgcgaaagaaaactaagatgatttacaacattttgaacttgtgaccGAGTTTGAACTCCTTTAGTCAAATCCCCTAAAACATTATCCAAAGGATGACTTCTAATAACCGGGATTTCTTTAGGAAGTTCTTCATCGGTTTgtaacaattctaatggattattaggaggggaaATTCCTATATCCATATTTTCGAATTGACGGATAACATCTTCGACACCATCTTGTTCGGCATCTTCTTTATCCACAAGATCAATATATttcgagggtggttttgattcatcaaaagcaacattcatagattcttccaccacaagagttttaagattaaatacacgatatgctttactattggtagaataaccaagaaatataccttcatttgatttaggatcaaactttgtaaggtattctttagaatttaaaataaaacatttgctcccgaaaactctaaaataactaACTTTAGGAGTTTTACCATAATACAATTCATAGGGAGTCTTTTGAGTCATAGGACGTAATAATACTCGATTTAAGATATGACAAGCGGTagacatagcttcggcccaaaaatatttaggacgacgatattcattaagcatagtacttgccatttcttgtaaagtcctatttttcctttctacaactccATTAGATTGAGGAGTATAAGGTGCAGAAAAGTTATGTGTAATTCCATTTGACTCACAAAACGTAGTAAAActagaattctcaaattccttaccatggtcagtccttatatagacaatggtattattttgttgattttgaatctttttgcataAAGAAGAGAATGATTCAAAAGCATCGCTtttagctttgagaaattccgtccacgtatatcgtgaaaaatcatcaacaatgaccaaggTATACGAACAACCTCCAAGACTTTGTACCGGAACCGGTCCAATTAAATCCATATGTAATAGTtcgagaggtctagaggtagataccataaacttagctttgtgagatgctcgaatttgctttcctatttcacaagcttcacaaatatgatCCTTTTTAAAGTTTAACTTTGGTATACCCCTAACATGATCATTAGTTGAAatacttttaattaatttcatgtTCGCATGTCCTAATCTACGATGCCACAACCATGGATCATCAAGAGTAGAAAATAGACATACATTAGAATGTTTGCTAATATCACAAGTGTACACATTTTTGCTACGAGGACAAGTAAGCATcaattttccatccttatttaaaatagaacaatgAGTAGGATAGAAAATTACCTTATATCCATTATCACAAAGTTGACTAATGGAGAGAAGATTATACTTAAGTCCCGTAACTAGTTGTACATTAGCAATCTTGAAGTGTTCATTACCAATATCTCCAATACCAATGATACTACCCTTGCTACTATCTCCAAACGTGACACTTCCAGCGGCAACCTTTCTAATGCCATTCAAGAGAGACTTATTACCGGTCATATGTctcgaacaaccactatcaaggtaccacATATCATGCTTAGTAACAAGgcacacctacaaaacaaattaattaaatttataggtACCCTTTCGTCTTAAGGGTCCTCGGGTTAGTGTATCATTATAAGCATTCGAGTTCGCGTGATAGAAACTAGGCATAGCATAATCATGATTAGGCACATAGGAGTTTCTAGATGCAACATTCCTAGAATAGTCATAGTATCTTGTGCTTCTTAAAGGATTGTTTCGTTGAAAGTTTACACCTTGATACATGTTATTTCTATCATTTGGATAATACATGGTATTTCGTGGATAGAAATGTTGACTAGGAATAGAACGACTTCTAGAAGTTTGTCCATTTGAGTTATACCTTGTGTTTCTATGTTGATACGAAATAGGTTGTTGAACATAACTAAACCGTGGTTGTCTTTGAGTGTTATCAACGTTtttatttctcactttttgATCAACCTTATGATATGGTTTTGTTCCTTTACGAACCCATACATACTTCCCCTTAATCTCACCATTCTTGATTCTACAATATTCAACCGTATGTCCATCTTTATTGCAATATGAACATCTATATCTAGGTGAGGCGGGAACAAAGGTAGTTTGTTTCTTATCATGTACAAACTTTTTAGtttgagcatttttatcatatcctaaTCCTTCATGATTATATGATGTCTTAGAATGTACCATTCTATCTAACATCTTATTTCCCTTAGTGAACCTTTGAACTACAACTTCAAGATTTTCATTTTCCTTGATCAAGacatttaatttatcattaagAATCCTTTCTTGATCTAAAACATGAGCTAAAATCTTGGAGTGTTCATCCTTCAACTTTTGAGTTTCTAACTCAAATATCTTATCTTTTTCTTTCAAGGCATGAACTAATTCAAGGTTATCTTTTTGAGAAACCGAAGTTGATTTTTCTTGAGTTAATGACTCATTTTGGATTTTCAAATTCAACAAGTCAATATGAAGCTTAGTATTATCTCCATTTAATTGTAGCTTCTCATTTTCTAATTCCTCGGTTTGTAGAACTAAGGAAACATTTTCAACTTCCAATCTCATAATAATATCTTTACTCTTGTTATGCTCATTTTTCAAGATATCATTTTGTTCACAAAGAGATGAGATTTCTTCCTCATTTTTAAGATTTAACTCCTTAATCCGAGATAACTCTTCTTCTTGAGTTTTGTTCATCTTTTCAATATTTTCTTTCTCGGACCATAGTGAGAGAGTACGTTGATTAGCACTActacttattttatttatttcaaccaccaaatcaatcaaatcactttTACTCAAATCCAATAAATGCAATGAAGATTCACTAAAGAGATGTAAGTTATGTAAAACTTTAGATCGAGAACTTACCTCATCATTTGAAATGGAGACATCCGATGACGAAGAATCATCCTCGAGAGCCATCAAGCACAAGTTGACCACTTCTTCATTAGTTTCCGAGATCtcttcatcttcacttaaatcccaaccatTTTCGGCCACGAGAATCCTTCCTTTAGAAAGTTTAGGACATTCCCGTTTAAAGTGACCGGGTTGCTTACACTCGAAACACACATCCTGTGCTTCCTccggattttgttcttttggttTAGGAGGAGTGTAAGTATGGTTGTTATTGGCATGATTATAAGCATTAGGGCTTTGATTGACTTTGCCTTTGTTATAGCCCGTAGTAGGATAATTACTCTTATAATTAGGAGTATagttttgagagtaattaggccttccattagagttaaaaactctttgttgattattcgatttaaggaagccttttccatacCTTTGAGCTTTACTTTGAAGTACACGACGAAGTTGTCTCGTTAAGAGAGCGATCTCGCTTTCATCGAGATTTTGGAGTTCTTCATTCAACTCCTCGTCGTTTTCATCCTCATCGATTAATATGGACTTTAaagccatatttttctt
Coding sequences:
- the LOC135153013 gene encoding uncharacterized protein LOC135153013 gives rise to the protein MAFINAIGCSEGLSNSRPPLFDGTNFATWKTRFRIYARSQGVKVWMAIEDGTIIPTKIVDDITIEKKVSEYTHDEEDRMNIAAKAEMVLTSALAEKEYKRVNNCKSAQEMWNKLVVTYEGTTDIKDSRMDTLIQEYENFKLQDGENIIDMETRFTRIVDELAQLGKNYTRNEKNRRVLKSLPPSWKVKVTTIKEMHNLNDYHIDNLFGNLRAYEEDNVPDIVVPKVEDKKKNMALKSILIDEDENDEELNEELQNLDESEIALLTRQLRRVLQSKAQRYGKGFLKSNNQQRVFNSNGRPNYSQNYTPNYKSNYPTTGYNKGKVNQSPNAYNHANNNHTYTPPKPKEQNPEEAQDVCFECKQPGHFKRECPKLSKGRILVAENGWDLSEDEEISETNEEVVNLCLMALEDDSSSSDVSISNDEVSSRSKVLHNLHLFSESSLHLLDLSKSDLIDLVVEINKISSSANQRTLSLWSEKENIEKMNKTQEEELSRIKELNLKNEEEISSLCEQNDILKNEHNKSKDIIMRLEVENVSLVLQTEELENEKLQLNGDNTKLHIDLLNLKIQNESLTQEKSTSVSQKDNLELVHALKEKDKIFELETQKLKDEHSKILAHVLDQERILNDKLNVLIKENENLEVVVQRFTKGNKMLDRMVHSKTSYNHEGLGYDKNAQTKKFVHDKKQTTFVPASPRYRCSYCNKDGHTVEYCRIKNGEIKGKYVWVRKGTKPYHKVDQKVRNKNVDNTQRQPRFSYVQQPISYQHRNTRYNSNGQTSRSRSIPSQHFYPRNTMYYPNDRNNMYQGVNFQRNNPLRSTRYYDYSRNVASRNSYVPNHDYAMPSFYHANSNAYNDTLTRGPLRRKGTYKFN